The sequence AGAAATAATAAAGAACATTAAAAGTAATGTTTCTAATATAAAAAAAGCAGTTATTTCTGTTCATTGTCATAATGATTTAGGTCTTTCTACGGCTAATTCTTTAGTCGCTGTTTTAAACGGAGCTAGGCAAGTAGAGGTCACCATTAATGGCATAGGGGAGCGAGCAGGAAATGCGGCCTTAGAAGAGGTAGTCATGTCTATCAACACTCGTAAAGATATCTTTAATCTTGAAAGTAAGATCAATACTACTCAGTTATATAAAACTTCTCGAATGGTTAGTCACTGTACGGGAATGATAGTTCAGTCCAATAAGTCAATTGTAGGAGAGAATGCTTTTGCTCACGAATCAGGAATTCACCAGGATGGGTTTTTAAAAGAACGAACTACTTATGAGATTATGACTCCAGAAAGTGTAGGTATAGCCCAGAGTAAATTAATTTTAGGAAAACTTTCAGGAAGGCATGCCTTTAGTCAAAGAGTCAAAGAGTTAGGATTTGATCTGCCGAAGGAAGAGTTAGAAATAGCTTTTAAAAAGTTTAAAGATTTAGCTGATAAGAAAAAAGAAGTCTTTGATCAAGATATAGAAGCCATCATAGAAGACGAACTAATTACTATTTCAGAGACTTATAAGTTAGAATATCTTCATGTAGTAAGCGGCAATAAGACTATACCTACTGCGACTGTGATCATCAAGAAGAAAGAAAAAGCTATCCAAGAAGCAGCTTGTGGAAATGGACCGGTGGACGCAAGTTTAAGAGCGGTAGATAAGATTACTAAGATAAGATGTAGTTTAATTGATTATAATATTAGGGCTATTACTACTTATCAAGATGCTTTAGGAGAGGTTAATATAAAGATAAGACATAAAAATAAGATATATTCAGGAAGGGCG comes from bacterium and encodes:
- a CDS encoding 2-isopropylmalate synthase translates to MEKIIIFDTTLRDGEQSPGVSFTVKEKLDLAKQLARLGVDIIEAGFPISSKGEFEAVKTIAQQVQEPIICGLARAKKEDINCAWQALKEARSPRIHTFISTSKVQIKYQLNKTYAQVLKITKEMVALAKSWTEDIEFSPMDATRTELEFLYEVIYHAIEEGATTINIPDTVGYAIPLEFGEIIKNIKSNVSNIKKAVISVHCHNDLGLSTANSLVAVLNGARQVEVTINGIGERAGNAALEEVVMSINTRKDIFNLESKINTTQLYKTSRMVSHCTGMIVQSNKSIVGENAFAHESGIHQDGFLKERTTYEIMTPESVGIAQSKLILGKLSGRHAFSQRVKELGFDLPKEELEIAFKKFKDLADKKKEVFDQDIEAIIEDELITISETYKLEYLHVVSGNKTIPTATVIIKKKEKAIQEAACGNGPVDASLRAVDKITKIRCSLIDYNIRAITTYQDALGEVNIKIRHKNKIYSGRATSTDVVESSVKAYLNAINRLIYKEEHL